A genomic segment from Methanocaldococcus sp. encodes:
- a CDS encoding class III signal peptide-containing protein: protein MLIKKLFSKKGQLSMEIGIIIFASIIMATIVSYYYFSGYLDSNPKTPGKTANKTIDVLNNFSKKYANRLKNI from the coding sequence ATGTTAATTAAAAAGCTCTTTTCAAAGAAAGGGCAACTGTCTATGGAAATTGGTATAATAATATTTGCTTCTATTATAATGGCTACTATTGTTTCTTATTATTATTTTTCAGGATATTTAGATTCAAATCCTAAAACTCCTGGAAAAACCGCAAATAAAACTATAGATGTATTAAATAATTTTTCTAAAAAATATGCTAATAGGTTAAAAAATATATAA